One window of Mesorhizobium sp. PAMC28654 genomic DNA carries:
- a CDS encoding aspartate aminotransferase family protein codes for MTYQNYSLKQLQQIDAAHHLHPFTDHKELRESGSRIITHANGPFIYDSEGAEILDGMAGLWCVNIGYGRDELADAAYAQMKELPYYNSFFKCSTPTPVLLSKKLAEIAPKNINQVFYGSSGSEANDTALRLVRHYWALEGKPEKNRIISRKMGYHGSTVAGTSLGGMDSMHKQLGGEVPNIVHVMMPYAYELALPGESDHDFGLRAAKAVEDAILEAGADKVAAFIGEPVMGAGGVKIPPLSYWPEVQRICRKYDVLLMLDEVITGYGRTGEWFAAQTFGIEADTITTAKALTSGYQPLSALLVGDRIATTLVEKGGEFNHGYTYSGHPVACAVALKNLEIIEREGLVDRVRTDTGPYFAEALQERIAGHDLVGEVRSIGLMGAIEIVKDKATKERFLPSGSAAVVVRDHAITQGMMLRATGDTMILSPPLIWTRDTIDMACERIATALDLAQADLRKR; via the coding sequence ATGACCTATCAGAACTATTCGCTGAAGCAGCTTCAGCAGATCGACGCCGCGCATCATCTCCACCCGTTCACCGACCACAAGGAGCTGCGCGAATCCGGCTCGCGCATCATCACCCACGCCAACGGCCCGTTCATCTACGATTCCGAAGGGGCTGAAATCCTCGACGGCATGGCCGGCCTGTGGTGCGTCAACATCGGCTATGGCCGCGATGAGTTGGCGGACGCCGCCTACGCGCAGATGAAGGAGCTGCCTTACTACAACTCGTTCTTCAAATGCTCGACACCGACGCCGGTGCTGTTGTCCAAGAAACTGGCGGAGATCGCGCCGAAGAACATCAACCAAGTGTTTTATGGCTCCTCGGGCTCGGAGGCCAACGACACGGCGCTGCGTCTCGTGCGCCACTACTGGGCGCTGGAAGGCAAGCCGGAAAAGAACCGCATCATCTCGCGCAAGATGGGCTATCACGGCTCGACGGTTGCCGGCACCTCACTCGGCGGCATGGACTCCATGCACAAGCAGCTTGGCGGCGAGGTTCCCAACATCGTTCATGTGATGATGCCTTACGCCTATGAGTTGGCGCTGCCTGGCGAGAGCGATCATGATTTCGGCCTGCGCGCGGCAAAGGCCGTCGAGGACGCGATCCTCGAAGCCGGCGCCGACAAGGTTGCCGCCTTCATCGGCGAGCCGGTGATGGGGGCAGGCGGCGTGAAGATACCGCCGTTGAGCTACTGGCCGGAAGTGCAGCGCATCTGCCGCAAATATGACGTCCTGCTGATGCTGGACGAAGTCATCACCGGCTACGGCCGTACCGGCGAGTGGTTCGCGGCCCAGACCTTCGGGATCGAGGCGGACACCATCACCACGGCCAAGGCGCTGACCTCCGGCTACCAGCCGCTGTCGGCGCTGCTGGTCGGCGACCGCATCGCGACGACGCTGGTCGAGAAGGGCGGCGAATTCAATCACGGCTACACCTACTCGGGCCACCCGGTAGCCTGCGCCGTTGCGCTGAAGAACCTCGAGATCATCGAGCGGGAAGGGCTGGTCGACCGCGTCAGGACCGACACCGGGCCGTATTTCGCCGAGGCCTTGCAGGAGCGCATCGCCGGGCACGATCTGGTCGGCGAAGTCCGTTCGATCGGGCTGATGGGGGCGATCGAGATCGTCAAGGACAAGGCGACCAAGGAGCGTTTCCTGCCGTCGGGCAGTGCGGCCGTTGTCGTGCGCGATCATGCGATCACGCAGGGCATGATGCTGCGTGCCACCGGCGACACGATGATCCTGTCGCCGCCGTTGATCTGGACGCGCGACACGATCGACATGGCCTGCGAGCGCATCGCCACGGCGCTGGATCTGGCTCAGGCGGATCTGCGCAAGCGCTAA
- a CDS encoding cytochrome c oxidase assembly factor Coa1 family protein, translated as MAGQPLNEPAEIPAELDRWNWGAFFLNWIWGIGNSTFIALLALIPVVNIVMIIVLGARGSRWAWQNRTWRDAEQFRKTQRNWGIAGLVVWVVAIGGLAASISSIPYVLKGNDAYRMTMDTVRANANVKAEIGDDVADNYWIGGSVNVDANGAGDAKLSIPLHGAKGKGTAYSHAVRTAGAWSMRLLVVWVEGVDTPIVLVNEDHVPIPNAAIGI; from the coding sequence ATGGCCGGACAACCACTTAACGAACCGGCCGAAATTCCGGCCGAGCTTGACCGCTGGAACTGGGGTGCTTTCTTCCTCAACTGGATCTGGGGTATCGGCAACAGCACCTTCATCGCGCTGCTGGCGTTGATCCCTGTCGTCAACATCGTCATGATCATCGTACTGGGCGCGCGCGGCAGCCGCTGGGCCTGGCAGAATCGCACATGGCGCGATGCCGAGCAGTTCCGCAAGACGCAGCGCAACTGGGGCATTGCAGGACTGGTCGTCTGGGTCGTTGCCATCGGCGGGCTTGCCGCTTCCATCAGCAGCATTCCCTACGTTCTCAAAGGCAATGACGCCTATCGCATGACAATGGACACCGTGCGCGCCAATGCCAACGTGAAGGCGGAGATCGGTGACGACGTCGCCGACAACTACTGGATCGGCGGTAGCGTCAATGTCGACGCGAATGGCGCCGGCGATGCCAAGCTGAGCATTCCGCTCCACGGTGCCAAGGGAAAGGGCACCGCGTATTCTCACGCCGTCAGAACCGCCGGCGCATGGAGCATGCGGTTGCTGGTTGTATGGGTCGAGGGGGTCGATACGCCCATCGTGCTGGTCAATGAAGATCACGTCCCGATCCCGAACGCGGCAATCGGGATATAG
- the mmsB gene encoding 3-hydroxyisobutyrate dehydrogenase — MTTIAFIGLGNMGNPMAANLVKAGHTVHGFDLMPENLTVARDHGVVVMANAAAAVKDADVVITMLPAGKHVLSVYEDIAPKAKKGALFIDSSTIDVESARKAHAVASKHGLLSIDAPVSGGTGGATAGSLTFMAGGSKDAFARAEPILKSMAGRIVHCGEDGAGQAAKICNNMILGISMIGVAEAFVLAEKLGLSHQALFDVASTSSGQCWSLTTYCPVPGPVPTSPANKDYRPGFAAALMLKDLKLAQEAAQGAGAVTPLGAEAAQLYALFNAQGHGGADFSGIINFLRGNPA; from the coding sequence ATGACCACGATCGCCTTCATCGGCCTCGGCAATATGGGCAATCCGATGGCCGCCAACCTCGTCAAGGCAGGGCATACGGTGCACGGCTTCGACCTGATGCCTGAGAATTTGACTGTCGCGCGCGACCATGGCGTCGTCGTCATGGCCAACGCGGCTGCCGCGGTGAAGGACGCCGATGTCGTCATCACCATGCTGCCCGCCGGCAAGCATGTGCTGTCGGTCTACGAAGATATCGCACCCAAAGCGAAAAAAGGCGCGCTGTTCATCGACTCGTCGACCATCGATGTCGAATCGGCACGCAAGGCGCATGCCGTCGCCAGCAAGCATGGTTTGCTGTCGATCGACGCGCCGGTTTCGGGCGGCACCGGCGGCGCCACCGCCGGCTCGCTGACCTTCATGGCTGGTGGGTCGAAGGATGCTTTCGCCAGGGCCGAGCCGATTCTCAAGTCGATGGCCGGCCGCATCGTGCATTGCGGCGAGGATGGCGCCGGACAGGCGGCCAAGATCTGCAACAACATGATCCTCGGCATTTCAATGATTGGCGTCGCCGAAGCCTTCGTGCTGGCGGAAAAGCTCGGCCTCTCGCATCAGGCGCTGTTCGATGTCGCCTCGACCTCCTCCGGCCAATGCTGGTCGCTGACCACCTATTGCCCGGTGCCCGGCCCGGTGCCGACCTCGCCCGCCAACAAGGATTACAGACCGGGCTTTGCCGCGGCCCTGATGCTGAAGGATCTGAAGCTGGCGCAGGAGGCTGCGCAAGGCGCGGGCGCGGTGACGCCGCTTGGCGCCGAGGCGGCGCAACTCTATGCGCTGTTCAATGCCCAGGGACATGGCGGCGCCGATTTCTCCGGCATAATTAATTTTCTGCGCGGCAACCCAGCGTAA
- a CDS encoding isobutyryl-CoA dehydrogenase, producing MDAAVDASTIQFELNEEQRAIQEMAEAFAADRVAPNALDWDRRKHFPADVIRETGPLGLGGIYVRDDVGGSALGRLDAVLIFEALSRADPAFSSFISIHNMVASMIDRFGNEEQRQRFLPKLTSMEWLASYCLTEPGSGSDAAALKTRAVKSGGDYVLNGTKQFISGAGDSDVYAVMVRTGAEGPKGISTVVVPKDAPGLSFGANEHKMGWHMQSTRQVIFEDCKVPAENLLSTEGAGFGIAMAGLDGGRLNIAACSLGGAQSALDKALSYTAERKAFGSKINQFQALQFRLADMETELQAARIFLYAAASKLDRKAPDAGKWSAMAKRFVTDTGFNVANDALQLLGGYGYLHDYGIEKLVRDLRVHQILEGTNEIMRVIIARALIGR from the coding sequence ATGGACGCCGCGGTCGATGCGAGCACCATCCAGTTCGAACTCAACGAGGAACAGCGCGCCATACAGGAAATGGCCGAAGCCTTCGCCGCCGACCGTGTCGCGCCGAACGCGCTCGACTGGGACCGCAGGAAACACTTTCCTGCCGATGTGATCCGCGAAACCGGACCGCTCGGCCTCGGCGGCATTTATGTCCGCGATGATGTCGGCGGCTCAGCGCTCGGGCGGCTCGACGCCGTGCTCATCTTCGAGGCTCTTTCCCGCGCCGACCCGGCCTTTTCGTCCTTCATCTCGATCCACAACATGGTGGCATCGATGATCGATCGCTTCGGCAATGAGGAGCAGCGCCAGCGCTTCCTTCCGAAGCTGACCTCGATGGAATGGCTGGCCAGCTATTGCCTGACCGAGCCGGGCTCCGGTTCCGACGCCGCCGCGTTGAAGACGCGGGCGGTGAAGAGCGGCGGCGACTATGTGCTGAATGGCACCAAGCAGTTCATCTCCGGTGCCGGCGACAGCGACGTCTACGCTGTCATGGTGCGCACCGGCGCCGAGGGCCCGAAGGGCATTTCCACGGTCGTGGTTCCCAAGGACGCGCCGGGCCTTTCCTTCGGCGCCAACGAACACAAGATGGGCTGGCACATGCAGTCGACCCGCCAGGTCATCTTCGAGGACTGCAAGGTACCCGCGGAAAACCTGCTGTCGACCGAAGGCGCTGGCTTCGGCATCGCCATGGCGGGGTTGGATGGCGGCCGGCTTAACATCGCGGCCTGCTCTCTTGGCGGCGCGCAATCAGCACTAGACAAGGCGCTGTCTTATACTGCCGAGCGCAAGGCATTCGGCTCGAAGATCAACCAGTTCCAGGCCCTGCAGTTCAGGCTAGCCGACATGGAGACGGAACTGCAGGCGGCGCGTATTTTCCTCTATGCCGCCGCCTCGAAGCTCGACCGCAAGGCGCCCGACGCCGGCAAATGGTCGGCGATGGCCAAGCGCTTCGTCACCGACACTGGTTTCAACGTTGCCAACGACGCATTGCAGCTGCTTGGCGGCTACGGCTACCTGCACGACTACGGCATCGAGAAACTGGTGCGGGACCTGCGCGTCCACCAGATTCTCGAAGGCACCAACGAGATCATGCGCGTCATCATCGCACGCGCCCTGATCGGCCGTTGA
- a CDS encoding dimethylsulfonioproprionate lyase family protein: MTTNFNKLLETFHGYLAGVDSALVRDAVARIAWDMPARSLDPHPLACVGHLDRAVELAPPDAKPLVRLVADQRNDLRWGQTYSEADFGKAFIDNYGWLEVLGMRGHFANDAVAAGLLILGPDIVYPDHHHVAEEIYIPLTGGTEWRMGEGGFHVRGAGEVIHHASNVNHAMRTGREPLLALYIWRGGPLAAKSTITGTVAQGRA; encoded by the coding sequence ATGACGACAAATTTCAACAAACTGCTCGAGACGTTCCATGGCTATCTCGCTGGTGTCGACAGCGCGCTGGTGCGTGATGCCGTGGCGCGAATCGCTTGGGATATGCCGGCTCGATCGCTCGATCCGCACCCGCTTGCCTGCGTCGGCCATCTTGATCGCGCTGTCGAATTGGCGCCGCCGGACGCGAAGCCGCTGGTGCGACTTGTGGCGGACCAGCGCAACGATCTCCGCTGGGGCCAGACCTACAGCGAGGCGGATTTCGGCAAGGCGTTCATCGACAATTACGGCTGGCTGGAGGTGCTGGGCATGCGTGGCCACTTTGCCAATGACGCGGTCGCGGCCGGTCTGCTGATCCTTGGGCCGGACATTGTCTATCCCGACCATCATCACGTCGCCGAGGAGATCTACATTCCGCTGACCGGTGGCACTGAGTGGCGCATGGGCGAAGGCGGCTTCCACGTTCGCGGAGCAGGCGAGGTGATCCATCATGCCTCGAACGTCAACCACGCCATGCGCACCGGGAGGGAACCGCTGTTGGCCCTGTACATCTGGCGCGGCGGGCCGCTGGCGGCGAAATCGACGATCACCGGAACCGTCGCGCAGGGCAGGGCATAA
- a CDS encoding cobyric acid synthase: MAKAIMLQGTGSDVGKTVLVAGLCRAAKKRGLKVRPFKPQNMSNNAAVADIPGDNNHGGGEIGRAQWLQAIACGVAPSVHMNPVLLKPQTDVGAQVIVQGKVFGEARARDYQALKGRLMDAVLDSWAKVGEGADLVIVEGAGSPAEINLRSRDIANMGFATRANVPVVLVGDIDRGGVIASVAGTHLILPEEDRRMIVGYLINKFRGDVSLFDDGIKSIERFTGWRCFGVVPWLKAAARLPSEDSVVLERLVSGEKRALKVAVPMLGRIANFDDLDPLKAEPQVEVVFVPPGKPLPADAGLVVIPGSKSTIGDLLKFRENGWDSDLLAHRKRGGHVVGICGGFQMLGRIVRDPQGIEGHVTEAEGLGLLDVETVMEPEKTVRNVSARSVQFDLPLAGYEIHLGRTTGPDTLRPSAVINGADDGAISADGKVLGTYMHGLFSADAFRGKFLESLGVRGGGLDYRAEVERALDDVADELEVHLDCDAIFGLAR; the protein is encoded by the coding sequence ATGGCCAAGGCCATCATGCTGCAGGGCACCGGTTCGGATGTCGGCAAGACGGTGCTGGTTGCGGGCCTGTGCCGTGCCGCGAAAAAGCGCGGGCTGAAGGTGCGGCCGTTCAAGCCGCAGAACATGTCGAACAATGCCGCCGTCGCCGACATTCCCGGCGACAACAACCATGGCGGCGGCGAGATCGGCCGGGCGCAATGGCTGCAAGCGATCGCCTGCGGCGTCGCGCCGAGCGTCCACATGAACCCGGTGCTGCTCAAGCCGCAGACCGATGTCGGCGCGCAGGTCATCGTGCAGGGCAAGGTCTTTGGCGAGGCGCGGGCGCGCGACTATCAGGCGCTGAAGGGCCGGCTGATGGATGCCGTGCTGGACTCCTGGGCGAAGGTTGGCGAGGGCGCCGACCTGGTCATCGTCGAGGGCGCCGGCTCGCCGGCGGAAATCAACCTGCGCAGCCGTGACATCGCCAATATGGGTTTTGCGACGCGCGCCAATGTGCCGGTGGTGCTGGTCGGCGACATCGATCGCGGCGGCGTCATTGCCTCGGTCGCCGGCACGCATCTGATCCTGCCCGAAGAGGACCGGCGCATGATCGTCGGCTACCTCATCAACAAGTTCCGGGGCGACGTTTCGCTGTTCGATGACGGCATCAAGTCCATTGAACGTTTCACCGGCTGGCGCTGTTTTGGCGTCGTACCATGGCTGAAGGCCGCCGCGCGCCTGCCTTCGGAGGATTCCGTGGTGCTGGAAAGGTTGGTTTCCGGCGAGAAACGGGCGCTGAAGGTGGCCGTACCGATGCTCGGCCGTATCGCCAATTTCGACGACCTCGATCCGCTCAAGGCCGAGCCGCAGGTCGAGGTGGTGTTCGTGCCGCCCGGAAAGCCGCTGCCCGCGGATGCCGGACTGGTGGTTATTCCCGGCTCCAAGTCGACGATCGGCGATCTCCTGAAATTCCGCGAGAACGGCTGGGACAGCGATTTGCTGGCGCACCGCAAGCGCGGCGGCCATGTCGTTGGTATCTGCGGCGGCTTCCAGATGCTGGGCCGGATAGTGCGCGATCCGCAGGGCATCGAGGGCCATGTGACCGAGGCCGAAGGGCTGGGCCTGCTCGACGTGGAGACGGTGATGGAGCCCGAAAAGACGGTTCGCAATGTCAGCGCGCGCTCGGTGCAATTCGACCTGCCGCTGGCAGGCTACGAAATCCATCTTGGCCGCACCACTGGGCCGGACACGCTTCGGCCTTCCGCTGTCATCAACGGCGCCGATGACGGCGCCATTTCCGCTGACGGCAAGGTGCTGGGCACCTATATGCACGGGCTGTTTTCCGCCGACGCTTTTCGGGGGAAATTCCTTGAAAGCCTGGGCGTCAGGGGCGGCGGCCTCGACTACCGCGCCGAAGTGGAACGGGCGCTGGACGACGTCGCAGACGAGCTGGAGGTTCATCTCGACTGCGACGCGATCTTTGGCCTGGCGCGTTAG
- a CDS encoding VOC family protein produces MPATTEPPRLYPALRYRNAAKMIDWLGEAFGFSVRTRHGEGDIVHHAELVFGSSMIMLGTVRDDDYGKMVGEPGSGGGKSIYIAVEDADVAYARAKKAGAVIIQELVDRDYGSREFICRDPEGNVWSFGTYWPKAGEKA; encoded by the coding sequence ATGCCCGCAACCACCGAGCCGCCCCGGCTCTACCCTGCCCTGCGCTACCGGAACGCGGCAAAAATGATCGACTGGCTCGGCGAGGCCTTCGGGTTCAGCGTGCGCACCCGTCATGGTGAAGGCGACATCGTTCATCATGCCGAACTGGTCTTCGGCTCTTCGATGATCATGCTGGGCACGGTGCGCGACGACGACTACGGCAAGATGGTCGGCGAGCCCGGTTCAGGCGGCGGCAAGTCGATCTACATTGCCGTCGAGGACGCCGACGTCGCCTATGCCCGCGCAAAGAAGGCCGGCGCCGTGATCATCCAGGAACTGGTCGACCGCGACTATGGCAGCCGCGAATTCATCTGCCGCGACCCGGAAGGCAATGTCTGGTCCTTCGGTACTTACTGGCCGAAGGCAGGCGAAAAGGCCTAA
- a CDS encoding helix-turn-helix domain-containing protein, whose protein sequence is MPSELQCQKEQDRSVAGRFEMLRRIPDSRLAGIVTDICFYRETAPGHFRNIEYASLTVPLVISFAEPFAIGLGKKPGDNDRFASFAAGLYAGPVVIESFGGACCVQVNFTPLGARRFFSRPMSELTGSMVVLDDVLGAEGTALRERLGNTPDWTSRFDLAEAFVAARLAKAREMPIEIAWAYDSIVASGGRTRISSLADSLGWSRKHLAVSFSNAVGVGPKTLSRIVRFNRALGLSRQPASDWADIAADCGYADQAHLVREFRDLAGETPTALSVPA, encoded by the coding sequence ATGCCAAGCGAACTTCAATGCCAGAAAGAACAGGATCGGTCCGTTGCCGGCCGCTTCGAGATGCTGCGGCGGATTCCCGACTCGAGGCTTGCGGGCATTGTTACCGACATCTGCTTCTATCGCGAAACCGCCCCCGGCCATTTCCGCAATATCGAATACGCATCGCTGACCGTGCCGCTGGTGATCAGCTTTGCAGAGCCCTTCGCTATCGGACTCGGCAAGAAACCCGGCGACAATGACCGTTTCGCCAGTTTTGCCGCCGGCCTCTATGCCGGACCGGTGGTGATCGAATCCTTCGGCGGCGCCTGCTGCGTCCAGGTCAATTTCACGCCGCTCGGCGCACGCCGTTTCTTCAGCCGGCCAATGAGCGAGCTGACCGGCAGTATGGTTGTTCTGGATGACGTACTCGGCGCTGAAGGGACGGCGCTGCGCGAAAGGCTTGGCAATACGCCGGACTGGACGTCGCGTTTCGATCTGGCCGAAGCCTTCGTCGCCGCTCGGCTAGCCAAAGCCAGGGAAATGCCGATCGAAATTGCCTGGGCCTATGACAGCATCGTCGCGTCTGGTGGCCGCACGCGTATTTCATCGCTCGCCGACAGTCTGGGCTGGAGCCGCAAACATCTCGCCGTCAGCTTTTCCAATGCGGTCGGCGTCGGCCCCAAGACACTGTCGCGCATCGTCCGCTTCAACCGGGCGCTCGGCCTGTCGAGACAGCCCGCAAGCGATTGGGCGGATATCGCCGCCGATTGCGGCTATGCCGACCAGGCGCATCTCGTACGCGAATTCCGAGACCTTGCCGGCGAGACGCCGACCGCGCTCTCGGTTCCGGCATAG
- a CDS encoding TSUP family transporter, with amino-acid sequence MFDLATQTVVMLAFAAFAAGFVDSIAGGGGLITVPALLLAGFTPVQALATNKLQGMFGSGSATIHYASKGHVDLRRQLPSALLALIGSAIGALLATIVPGDLLRALLPIVLIAIAIYFAFKPNMDDVDRAERLSPFLFGLTIVPAVGFYDGLFGPGAGSFYMLAFVALAGYGVLKATAHTKLLNFASNIGGFVVFAAFGVVYWKIGLMMGIAQFLGARLGASLAMRIGARLIKPLLVIVCLALAVKLLADPTNPLRALIAGV; translated from the coding sequence ATGTTCGATCTCGCCACCCAGACCGTCGTCATGCTCGCCTTCGCGGCCTTTGCCGCCGGTTTTGTCGATTCGATCGCCGGTGGCGGCGGACTGATCACCGTCCCGGCGCTTCTGCTCGCCGGCTTCACCCCAGTCCAGGCGCTGGCCACCAACAAGCTGCAGGGCATGTTCGGCTCCGGCTCGGCGACAATCCACTATGCCTCGAAGGGCCATGTCGACCTGCGCCGCCAACTTCCCTCGGCGCTGCTGGCCCTCATAGGAAGCGCGATCGGAGCCTTGCTGGCAACGATCGTGCCCGGCGATCTCCTCCGGGCCCTCCTTCCCATCGTCCTGATCGCCATCGCCATCTATTTCGCCTTCAAGCCCAACATGGACGACGTCGACCGCGCCGAGCGGCTCTCGCCATTCCTGTTCGGGCTGACCATCGTGCCGGCGGTCGGTTTCTACGACGGCCTGTTCGGTCCGGGGGCCGGCTCCTTCTATATGCTCGCATTCGTTGCGCTGGCCGGCTATGGCGTGCTCAAGGCGACGGCGCACACCAAGCTGCTCAATTTCGCCTCCAACATCGGCGGCTTCGTCGTCTTCGCGGCCTTTGGCGTTGTCTACTGGAAGATCGGCCTGATGATGGGCATCGCCCAGTTCCTTGGCGCGCGTCTCGGCGCAAGCCTTGCCATGCGCATTGGCGCCCGGCTGATCAAGCCGCTTCTGGTGATCGTCTGCCTGGCACTGGCGGTGAAGCTTCTCGCCGATCCGACCAACCCATTGCGCGCTCTGATTGCTGGCGTGTGA
- a CDS encoding TerB family tellurite resistance protein: MAAGLLDQIRSIFDGDPGVRKVADDPVLSAELLMLFRMILADGLVSESEMAVFRRICKDAFDIPESSIDAVIEYLNDFGYETNGSQAIALFRELDIERRKLLARHMVEIAKADSQLAESEVRLLRRTLDLLGINPVDVVKPNE, translated from the coding sequence ATGGCTGCCGGATTGCTGGACCAGATACGCTCGATCTTCGACGGCGACCCCGGCGTGCGCAAGGTGGCTGACGATCCGGTGCTGTCAGCGGAATTGCTGATGCTGTTCCGCATGATCCTTGCCGATGGTTTGGTGAGCGAAAGCGAAATGGCTGTATTCAGGCGTATCTGCAAGGACGCCTTCGACATTCCCGAATCCAGCATCGACGCCGTCATCGAATATCTCAACGACTTCGGCTACGAGACCAATGGCTCGCAGGCCATCGCGCTGTTTCGCGAGCTCGATATCGAGCGGCGCAAGTTGCTCGCCCGTCACATGGTGGAAATCGCCAAGGCGGATTCGCAGCTTGCCGAAAGCGAGGTGCGTCTCCTGCGTCGCACGCTTGACCTGCTCGGGATCAACCCGGTCGATGTGGTTAAGCCTAACGAATAA
- a CDS encoding ABC transporter permease: MTLHIDIPEETFRGILAKAFGNTAFVAGFGITLLILAMAVVSYAWTPYDITRLIIADKTQGPSLTHWFGTDHFGRDILSMIMVGARNSIAVALVAVGIGMGIGVPLGAFAAARGGLVDEALMRINDLVFAFPALLSAIMITAIFGPGAVNAIIAIGIFNIPVFARVARAGALAIWPREFILAARAAGKSRTLITIEHVLPNIATLLLVQGTIQFALGILAEAGLSYVGLGAQPPMPSWGRMLFDAQTRMVMAPWMAIFPGMAIVITVLGLNLLGDGIADIIDPKSRRRR; encoded by the coding sequence ATGACGCTGCATATCGACATCCCCGAGGAGACGTTCCGCGGTATCCTGGCAAAGGCGTTCGGGAATACCGCATTCGTTGCCGGCTTCGGCATCACCCTGCTGATCCTGGCCATGGCTGTAGTCTCTTATGCCTGGACGCCCTACGACATCACCAGGCTGATTATCGCCGACAAGACGCAAGGTCCCTCGCTCACCCACTGGTTCGGCACCGACCATTTCGGCCGTGACATCCTGTCGATGATCATGGTCGGCGCCCGCAACTCGATCGCCGTGGCGCTGGTCGCGGTCGGTATCGGCATGGGCATCGGCGTGCCGCTCGGCGCCTTTGCCGCCGCGCGCGGCGGTCTGGTCGACGAAGCGCTGATGCGGATCAACGATCTCGTCTTCGCCTTCCCTGCCCTGCTTTCGGCCATCATGATCACCGCCATCTTCGGGCCGGGCGCGGTCAACGCCATCATTGCCATCGGCATCTTCAACATACCGGTGTTCGCGCGAGTCGCCCGCGCGGGCGCGCTGGCGATCTGGCCGCGCGAGTTCATCCTCGCGGCGCGCGCCGCCGGCAAGAGCAGGACGCTCATCACCATCGAGCACGTGCTGCCCAACATCGCCACATTGCTGCTCGTGCAAGGCACCATCCAGTTCGCGCTGGGCATTCTCGCCGAGGCCGGACTGTCCTATGTGGGGCTCGGCGCACAGCCGCCGATGCCGAGTTGGGGCCGCATGCTGTTCGACGCGCAGACACGCATGGTGATGGCGCCGTGGATGGCGATCTTTCCGGGCATGGCGATCGTCATCACCGTGCTCGGCCTGAACCTGCTTGGCGACGGCATCGCTGACATCATCGACCCGAAATCGCGGCGGCGGCGATGA
- a CDS encoding ABC transporter permease, with protein MTAYLLKRLVIAALTLVLASMVVFAVLEILPGDPARLMLGMNASADQVELLRDQMGLNAPLIQRYLHWAGGLLSLDFGRSYTYSVPVIDLVRERLVVSLPLALIALALSTVIAIPVGLFSAGRRGRIGDTITMGAAQLGVAVPNFWFALMLIYLFAVWLRLVPAGGFPGWSAGAWPALKALLLPAIALALPQAAILARVTRSALIEVLNEDYIRTARAKGLPYRAVLWRHALRNAMIPVLTILGLQFAFLLAGTIIIENVFYLPGLGRLVFQAITQRDLIVVESVVMLLVAAVIAVNLLVDLSYAVVDPRLRSRQ; from the coding sequence ATGACCGCCTACCTCCTAAAGCGCCTTGTCATCGCCGCGCTCACCCTGGTGCTGGCCTCCATGGTCGTCTTCGCCGTGCTGGAGATCCTGCCCGGCGATCCGGCGCGGCTGATGCTGGGCATGAATGCCAGCGCCGACCAGGTCGAACTGCTACGCGACCAGATGGGCCTCAACGCGCCCCTTATCCAGCGCTACCTGCACTGGGCCGGTGGTTTGCTGAGCCTGGATTTCGGCCGTTCCTATACCTATTCGGTGCCCGTCATCGATCTTGTACGCGAACGACTCGTCGTCTCGCTGCCGCTGGCGTTGATCGCCCTGGCGCTCTCCACCGTCATCGCCATTCCCGTCGGCCTGTTTTCCGCCGGCCGGCGCGGGCGGATCGGCGACACGATAACCATGGGCGCCGCGCAGCTTGGCGTTGCCGTGCCGAACTTCTGGTTCGCGCTGATGCTGATCTATCTTTTCGCTGTCTGGCTGCGGCTGGTGCCGGCGGGCGGCTTTCCCGGCTGGAGCGCCGGGGCATGGCCCGCGCTGAAAGCCCTGCTCCTGCCGGCGATCGCCCTTGCCCTGCCGCAAGCCGCGATCCTTGCCCGGGTGACCCGTTCGGCACTGATCGAGGTGCTGAACGAGGATTATATCCGCACCGCCCGCGCCAAGGGCCTGCCCTACCGCGCCGTCCTGTGGCGCCACGCGCTGCGCAACGCCATGATCCCCGTCCTGACCATCCTTGGCCTGCAGTTCGCCTTCCTGCTTGCCGGCACCATCATCATCGAAAATGTCTTCTACCTGCCTGGGCTCGGCCGGCTGGTGTTCCAGGCGATCACCCAGCGCGACCTGATCGTGGTCGAAAGCGTCGTCATGCTGCTGGTCGCCGCGGTCATCGCCGTCAACCTGCTCGTCGACCTTTCCTATGCGGTCGTTGATCCGCGACTGAGAAGCCGGCAATGA